AGTGGACGGCATTCTGCTCGAAAATACCATCCTGCACGTGGTCGGCCCGGCTTCGTGGAAGGGGCAGATGAAAGATGCCAGCTGGGTGGATCTTTCCAAGCTGGACTGGATCTGGACCCCGGAGGAGTGTTCTTTCAACGTCAAGCTTGAAGAGACCTTTTCCTCCCGCGATCTTGAAGTCACCAAATCAATGATCGCCGACAGCGAGGATACCCACAACGCGCTGGTCAAGTCCGGCAACGGGATTACTGTCATGCGTGCTGATGAGGCCGCCGAAGGTGTTGAGAAGGGCGAATTTTTCATATGGCCCGGCGGGCATATCGAAGTGGGTTTATATTTCGGCTTCCCCCGTAACAAAGCCGATGATCCTGTTGTTAGAGCCTTGCTCGACTGCGTTGAAGAAGTCTGGAAAAAGGCGTAGCCCTAATAAAAGTTTTTGAAGAGTCCAGAGAAACTTTTTCCAAAAAGTTTCTTTGGCCCCCGGAGGGTCGCCGAAGGCATGAAACAATATCCAGATCAATTATCCCGCTCCCATAAAAAATTTCTGCAAAGCCTTTTCCCCGGCAGGGAATCAAGCTTTGACGACGGCACTTTGCTCGCTTGTGGTGTAGACGCCAGCCAGCGACATGCAAAGCCGCTGGCTCTGGTGCGCCCGCAGGAAACTGCACAGGTTGCGGAACTGCTGAAATGGGCACAACAAGAGCGGATGCCTATCTATCCGCGGGCACGGGCGACCAATAAGGTCGGGAACTGTGTCCCGGTACGCCACGGCATTGTGGTTTCCATGCTGGAGATGAATGAAATTTTGGATATCGATGGCCGCGATTTTGTGGCTGTGACCCAGCCGGGCGTAATTACCGCTGATTTGCAGAAGGCTGTGGAAACGCAGGGATTGTTTTATCCGCCAGACCCGGCAAGTATGAAAATTTCTACCATCGGCGGAAATATAGCCACCTGTGCCGGGGGTATGCGGGCCGTGAAATACGGGGTGACCCGTGACTACGTGCTGGGGCTGGAAGTGGTCCTGCCCGGCGGTGAAACTATCCGTACCGGGGGCCGGACCCAGAAGAATGTGGTCGGGCTGGATCTGACCCGGCTCATAGTCGGTTCCGCCGGAACACTGGGGCTGGTTACCGAAGCGACCCTGAAGCTGTTGCCCCTGCCGGAAACTTCCGCTTCTGTGCTGGTGGGCTTTGCTGATCTGGACGGTTGCCTGAGGGGAGCCGAAGCTGTGTTCGGTTGCGGAATACTGCCCACGGCCATGGAACTCATGGATCATAATACGATCCGGGCTTTGGAAATGCATTCCGATGTGCCTTGGCCTGCCGGTACCGGAGGGTTGCTGCTGTTCAAGATAGACGGCTCTGCAGAGTCCGTGAAGACCGATCTGGTACGCATTGAGGAGGCTTTGCGGAGTGTTGCGGTTACTTTTGTGGAACAGGGCAGCGGCGCGGATCAGGAACGGCTCTGGGAGCTGCGCCGGGTGATCAGCCCTGCAGCTTTTAATCTTGCGCCTGACAAGCAGGGCGAGGATGTGGCTGTGCCGCGCGGACATGTTGCCGAGGCCATCAAGGGTTATCATTCCATTGGGGAAGAGCTTGGGGTTGTTGTGCTCTGCTTCGGACATCTGGGGGACGGCAATATCCATGTCAGCACCATGTATGACAAATCTGCCGGGGACCAGGAAAAGGCCCTCAAAGCCAAGCAACAGATATTTCAATTGACACTCGAACTGGGAGGCACCCTTTCCGGTGAACACGGTATCGGTCTGACCAAGGCCAAGTACATCAACATGCAGCTGGATAAAACCAGTCAGCGGTTGATGGGAGGGATCAAGAAAACATTCGACCCCTTGAACATCATGAACCCCGGGAAGGTGGTCTGATGGCTGCTCCTAAAAGTTGCGTGCAGTGCGGCAAATGCCTTGAAGTCTGCCCGCTGTTCAAGGTTACCGGACGCGAAGAACTGACCCCCCGCGCCAAATTTTTTCTTGAGTCTCTGGAATCCGGCGAGGTCCTTAGCGAAAAGGACTTTAAATCGCTGGCTTCGCTTTGTCTTTCCTGCGGACGTTGTGCTGAAAATTGCCCGCAAAACATGTCCGGTCCGGATTTGGTTAAGGATTTGCGGTCCAAATCCAAAGACTTTACACAGACTTGCTGGGATTTGTGGTTGCGCAGCCCCGGCCTGCTCTGGCCTATGGCGGCAGCCGGTTCCAAGCTGGTTCCTGAATTTTTGCCGGAACCATTCGGCTCGGCCCGCAAGCGCATGCAATCCCTTTTCGCCAAAAGAGTTGAGCCGTGGGCGGAACTGGGGCCGCAGACCAAATTTGAAAAGCGCAGAGTAATTCTCTTCAAAGGCTGCGTGGGCCGTTTTGCACGTAAAGACTGGGCCGTTAAGGCTGAGCAGCTCATGGATGGTATGGGCTTGCTCCGGGCGGAAGGCGCGCAGTTCAGCTGTTGCGGTTCTTCGTACGGCAGTGCCGGATTGCTGGAGCGGCAGGCTGATTCAAGGATAAAGAATATTAAAGTCTGGAAAGACGCGGACTGTCCGCTACTGATTACTTTTTGCGTCACCTGCCTGAAAGGGCTGAAAGAATATTCCCTTGAAGATTTTGCAGGTGATGCCAAGCTTTTCGATAAATGGCGGCAGGCTTTGACCCCGTTATCCTCCCTGTTGCTGGATGCTGAATTCAAATTTCTCGACAATGTTCCCGCTCAGGTTGCTTACCACCAGCCCTGCCACGCTCCCGTAGATGATACAGACCGCAAACTGGTTGAATTAATCGGTGGGGAGCGGCTGCTCCCGGTGCAGGAAGACCTCTGTTGCGGGTTCGGCGGAATCATGCAGTTGGGCGCGCCGGAACTGTCCAAGGAAGTGGGGCGCCATTGCCTTGCACAGCTTACCAAGGGCATGCAGCCGGGCGGCCAAATTCTTAGCGGTTGTTCTGCCTGTACGATTCAACTTGCCAGTCTTGTAAAAGATGAATATTTTGCTGCTCACTGGCTTGATATTTTGAAATAAAGCCTTATTAAATAACATCCGCGATTATAAATTGCCTGTTTATCTGGAATTTTAAAATAAAGATAAATATTTAGGGATTCCAAAGGGGATTATCCCCTTTGGCCGCCGGAGGCGAAATCCCATGACAAAAGCGCGAAGCGCATCAAAGTAAGGATTTTAGATGTTTAATTTGATTGTTTCCAAGCTGTTCGGTTCACGAAATGAAAGATTTATTAAAAAGTTGAAGCCGCAGATTGATCAGATAGCTGCCCTTGAACCGGAAATGCAAAAGCTTACAGATGAGCAGTTTCCGCAGAAGATAGCTGAATATAAAGAGCAGGTTGCCGCAGGCACTTCCCTTGATGATATTCTGGTAGAAGTTTTCGCTCTCGTGCGCGAGGCTGGTATCCGTTCCCTTGAAATGCGCCATTACGATGTACAGATGGTCGGCGGCATGGTCCTGCACAGCGGACGTATCGCCGAAATGAAGACCGGTGAAGGTAAAACCCTTGTGGCGACCCTTCCGGCAGTCCTCAATGCTCTTTCCGGCAAAGGCGTACACCTGATTACCGTTAACGATTATCTTGCCAAGCGTGATGCCGAGTGGATGGGCCGGCTCTAC
This sequence is a window from Desulfovibrio sp. JC010. Protein-coding genes within it:
- a CDS encoding FAD-binding oxidoreductase translates to MKQYPDQLSRSHKKFLQSLFPGRESSFDDGTLLACGVDASQRHAKPLALVRPQETAQVAELLKWAQQERMPIYPRARATNKVGNCVPVRHGIVVSMLEMNEILDIDGRDFVAVTQPGVITADLQKAVETQGLFYPPDPASMKISTIGGNIATCAGGMRAVKYGVTRDYVLGLEVVLPGGETIRTGGRTQKNVVGLDLTRLIVGSAGTLGLVTEATLKLLPLPETSASVLVGFADLDGCLRGAEAVFGCGILPTAMELMDHNTIRALEMHSDVPWPAGTGGLLLFKIDGSAESVKTDLVRIEEALRSVAVTFVEQGSGADQERLWELRRVISPAAFNLAPDKQGEDVAVPRGHVAEAIKGYHSIGEELGVVVLCFGHLGDGNIHVSTMYDKSAGDQEKALKAKQQIFQLTLELGGTLSGEHGIGLTKAKYINMQLDKTSQRLMGGIKKTFDPLNIMNPGKVV
- a CDS encoding (Fe-S)-binding protein encodes the protein MAAPKSCVQCGKCLEVCPLFKVTGREELTPRAKFFLESLESGEVLSEKDFKSLASLCLSCGRCAENCPQNMSGPDLVKDLRSKSKDFTQTCWDLWLRSPGLLWPMAAAGSKLVPEFLPEPFGSARKRMQSLFAKRVEPWAELGPQTKFEKRRVILFKGCVGRFARKDWAVKAEQLMDGMGLLRAEGAQFSCCGSSYGSAGLLERQADSRIKNIKVWKDADCPLLITFCVTCLKGLKEYSLEDFAGDAKLFDKWRQALTPLSSLLLDAEFKFLDNVPAQVAYHQPCHAPVDDTDRKLVELIGGERLLPVQEDLCCGFGGIMQLGAPELSKEVGRHCLAQLTKGMQPGGQILSGCSACTIQLASLVKDEYFAAHWLDILK